The sequence below is a genomic window from Verrucomicrobiia bacterium.
GCAGCCCAGTCTGAGCGCACCCGCAAGCCAGCCAATGGCCGGCGCCGGGTCTCCTGGATTAAAACGTGTGCTGGGGCTTCCCGCGCTGCTCGTGTACGGAATCATTCTCATCCAGCCAACTGCCCCCATGCCGCTCTTTGGCGCTGCGGCAGTCAAAGGCCAGGGGCATGTCGTGACAACCGTTTTGATCGGCATGGTGGCGATGTTGTTCACTGCAGTCGGCTATGGCCGCATGGCCAATGCCTATCCCAGCGCCGGTTCGGCTTATACCTACGTCAGCCGCGAAATCCATCCCGCCCTGGGTTACTTTGTCGGGTGGGGCATGATGTTCGATTATGTGATGAACCCGATCATCTGTGTCATCTGGTCGGCCAAAGCGGCGCTGAACTTTCTGCCGGAAATCCCTTTCGCTGTGTATGCCACGTTCTTTGCCGTCCTGTTCACCGTGATGAACCTGCGCGGCATCGAGGCCAGTTCGCGCACCAATGCCCTCATCGCCTCCGGCCTGGGTGTGGTGATTCTTCTCTTTTTGGGCGCGGCGGTCCGCTATCTCTGGTTGCGGCCACCGAATGGTTTTGCAGGTTGGACCCAGCCATTTTATGACCCAAAGACCTTTTCGTTTTCAGTGATGTCGGGCGGGGCCTCGCTGGCCGTGCTCACCTATATCGGGTTCGATGGAATTTCAACATTGTCCGAAGAGGTGCACAATCCACGCCGGAACATCCTGGTGGCAACGGTGCTGGTGTGCCTGATTACAGGCGTGCTGGCCTCGATCGAGGTTTATGC
It includes:
- a CDS encoding APC family permease, which produces MQPSLSAPASQPMAGAGSPGLKRVLGLPALLVYGIILIQPTAPMPLFGAAAVKGQGHVVTTVLIGMVAMLFTAVGYGRMANAYPSAGSAYTYVSREIHPALGYFVGWGMMFDYVMNPIICVIWSAKAALNFLPEIPFAVYATFFAVLFTVMNLRGIEASSRTNALIASGLGVVILLFLGAAVRYLWLRPPNGFAGWTQPFYDPKTFSFSVMSGGASLAVLTYIGFDGISTLSEEVHNPRRNILVATVLVCLITGVLASIEVYAAQLVWPGTSFPDEDTAFCFVAGKAGGAWLFQVVNLALLVATIGSGSGAHLGAGRLLYGMGRDNAIPRKFFAAINPRTRIPSNNIILVGVLTLLGAFVLTYSLGAELLNFGALIAFMGVNASSFTHYFLRNDQKRAGSAIAPVLGFVICLYLWLSLGAKAKIAGLVWLSAGVLYGAWRTSFFRRPLQFDPIASDDQPRI